ccctggcaaACTACATTTTGTGACATTCCGGAACCTGCAGTGGTATGGCATTATAGTTCAATATGATTTTAGTTTCACATGCACACCGACAggtggaaaactgttttgggtactacgtcggcggacagtgtggacgaaccattagcgaatgacgtagtgagtgttgtgtgcaacccatcatttgacaataatgccgtaaacgagggtagtttatcgccccccctgccgccaccggcgcccgcgccgagtcatcgggcgcggagggctgcaaccctgcgccggtccgtcaccgtcgacgcaagctcctgatgacgcttctcggtacggggtgaaacatgtcaagcgttttcgacttaaaatacgtgagtgacccgttattaatatgctTAATATGTCGGTGTCTCACGgatgtttttgttattaaagatagtcttattgcgattcctataagaggaaagagaaaatagtgccatgctttgtccttattaccgaccgggttttttttcatggtcgggttacggtagcataggtaggaggcgatggcgaaataccgaaatttataagagtgaaggagaaaaaggattatgctgccatacattaacctatcaatacatgaatatgtctttatcTTACCCcgggtcgctcggtttcatgtttataactactatactatgtctatgatgacaacatacaaaaaacaacctacgtaatttggtcgggttatttgttgccactcctcccaccccatttcatctctatattattatatatatggttttttgatggacacttttcatatagaGATTGaaatcctttctataccatccatagctgaaagctggtcactttatattataaagggtcctccacactcatgcgcgaatcacggcgcgaagccacgaacgtaaagcccgctccagatttcgctgattagcgaactagaccccacactcgcgttcgcggcttcgcgccgtggtTCGCGAATGAGTGTGGAGGCCcctttacggttttacaacaaaacaaaatggaaaaatagctaaatcacgtataatgccatagataactagcagttaagctcGATCAACTGATGCTTTTACGCCATTTTGGCGCGAACCAAACTgtgaaatcgccgtgaagtttgcgtgtggagtcatacggcgtgaacaatctgccaAATCGACGCCACatttacgttcgcggcttcgcgccgtgattcgcgcatgagtgtggagggcccttaagagattgtcgtccatctgtcgtcctttctatactgTCCATaggaaaactttttaaattgcatagacaataTATAGGCAATTACCCggtaccatggagactatataaaggagccaaatctctatgtatgaaaagtatcCATCAAAACACAGTAATTAGgcagcgccaccatacaccgaaatactaccaaaaacaacctacgtaatttggtcgggttatttgttgccttatatggttcatgttatacttatgtcccagagccaaactagcgccactggagagattagcaactattatttacagctgaaagcggtcacttttgcaacaattctgccataagaaattggcatcctttctaaaccatccatagttttacgttttctgctaagtatttttttaaggtaagtaattttgaaaacaacACTAACCTTTTTGGAACATATAAGTGAGCCTTTTAAGAAATACAACAGTTGCTTGTTCTATGGGAAATCAACCCTTTTTTCAATATAGAGAggcagtctaagaaaaaaaacgtgccccttaatttgacatccaaaacagatggcgctgtactgcgcccacactgcgccatatgttttgcAGTCACTCTTGACAATCAGAGTTACCGcaaaatcatggagactatataaaggagccaaatctctatgtatgaaaagtgtcgatcaaaaaacagtaattaggcggcgccaccatacaccgaaatactaccaaaaacaacctacgtaatttggtcgggttatttgttgccttatatggttcctgttatactcatgtcccagagcctaactagcgccaccggagagattagtaactattatttaaagctgaaagcggtcacttttgcaacaattctgccataagagattggcatcctttctataccatccatacgcaaaatgtatggagctgtacagcgccatctcgtttacctgtcaaatttgaagcacgaaattgtcttagattttaaGCATCGTAATCAATGTCTTTGGCATTAGGTCTCTTTTACCCAATTAGGCTTCTCTAACGAATGCAGACACCTGTCGCCTAtctgattataattatatgctTTCTGAAACGACACATGAGCCTAGCGGGTGTCGACCTACTTGTTTAGTAATAGgagaatattacgcaaaactctgcgtagagagCGCCACTAGCACAcaatagaaatttcgttatatgCCTCTCTATTCTCTATTacacttgcatatttgagcggtAGATAAGCAGATAAGCTCTTTGTAAACAATCTGCCTTGATTTATCAATGTCAAAGTGaaacttttcaaaaaactgttgaaggcatagtatgtaatataagttactctaatgGTTTACAAtgtgtgctagtgctgcactctggcggcagcacattgcagtaatactccctattctACTTTACTGACACATATACCTTCTTTGATTATTTGGCaaagaaaaatgaaatgaaagttttcaaattaaacaaaaattgttttaattatctCATACAAAAGCGCAAATTCGCGCCAACTGTGCTCAAACACCCAGGATCCGGAGCCCCTTCTCTTCTTcttaacgcgcgttaaaaagacGTCAAATGgaaatatgtgtatttatttacacgATGGCGATagtgctttttatcaagcgttgttggattttcaactttaagccttggtctttgaatcgaatttagcgtgcgggcaggttcaagcgcttttttaacgcgcgttactCAACATAGCGTTTCCAATTGCTCCGAAACGGAGAATCCACCTTTCTTTACCCGAAAATCCGTATAATTAAAAGATTGTGGATTAAAGATACAAGGAAGGCTTTTGACTAAGAAAATCCTTTTTGACTGCAGGTATATGGTTTCCGTACATAGAGAACGACCATTCGATTCTCTCTCTCAACAACAGTGCTTAcctttttgtttacccatttgaTACTAAAAGAGggctttattaattttaatgtaacctGAGTTATACGGGTCCCGTTTTGTCTCTAGCGACGGCtattatcataaataatattttcgacTCGAGAAGTTCTCAGTAACTCGTAGTGGGAAGTGGGAACTGGGAACTGTAAAGCGCAGTCGCGTAACGTTAGcacatacctatttatttatagtatttctgCCGAGCTCGTGACTCACTAATgcctatagttcgtttttttagcattagaaaaaaggtaaacagtCTTGACgtgttttttattgaaaaatattgaaaaacgcttttaaaaaaataggttatactacttatgaaagcaaaagaatgtaaaagatcgtatatgatttataattgtaacatatttgtgactgtgacttatttttcaaaaatgatttttaataaaaggcacggcaagatcgcttaccttctttctaatgctaaaaaacgaactataggtAACAGTAAGGTTGAAAGACAACTGCAAATCTCTTGCCATTAACATAGTGCTTACGTCCTCCAAAATttaggtatatacttacaacTTTCGGTAGGTACACCATTACATACCTATAAAAcaatcattaattaattttaaaagaaaacggTGTTTTTATGTCACCAATAGATATGCAGCTAGGATACTAGAgagataagtaggtacctgtggGAGTTTGTCAAgggtataatataaataaaaaacattaatattcttgtaGACTTTAATACATACAAGCATATAGCTACACATAAAACGATATTCAGtcttacttttaaataaattacctaactgtaagatataaataaaatttaaataagtcaTGTCACAAGCAGATAATGATTGTGAGACAGCATTTATTACAAAACTGGGATCAATTAAATTCTTCGTAGAATTATTTATACGGATTGTAGTTATAGCTAGGAGGATAGCTTTGAGTAGGATAGCTTGGAGCGTGATAGGACGGCTTCGGTGCGTATCCATTGGATGGGTGGTGGTACACCGGCTGGGGGCAGTCCTCTTCCCACAACCACCAAATAGTTATCAACACTTCCAAATTTATCAAGAACAGAGAAATCACTGGAATGCTGAACTTACTGATCAAAGACTTCAGACCACCTTTAGCAGTCAGCAAAGGCTTCACTATCCCGTTAATAACAATATCCTTGAAACCTTTTAGCTCCAAATCGTTGGAGGCAGATCCTGACAGCAATGCAAGGCCCAGCTCAATCAAACCGCTGATCTTACTTGCCGCCTTCGTAGCCACTGGTTTCACTAGAAGATCTGGCTTTAACAGTGATAGTTTGGGAGATTGTTCGTGTTTGTATTGAGGCACGTAAGAAGGAGACCACGGTCCATAGTTCTGTGGGCTTGCGGGGTATCCATAAGTAGGGCGGTGATACAATCCATATTCGTCCGCCCGCTCAGCGGCACGAGACTCCTGATTTTCGTCCATCCTGTTTTCTGTCATCCTGTTCTCTGTCAACTGATTCAAAGATTCGATGATTTCGTTGATTTCAGAGTTCAAGTTTTTTCTTATGAGCGAGGTATCCGTTGGAACTTTTGGAGGAGACGGCTGTAACTGCCTAATGTTGCGCTGTTCAGGTATTTGCGGAACTTCCAGAATATTCGTAATTGGCTGATACGCTGGCGCACTTGCTTCCGGGTAGAACGAGACTCCATCGTTAGGTAACAAAGTTCCCACTTCGTATTGATATCCATTAGGGTCGACTATTAATGTACATATACTATATGGAAATAAAACTGACGTCAAGAATGCTACCGCCAGCGACATTGTGGATAACTAAACTTGTATAAAATGCATCATCGCGCTTTATAaggtaaaaataacaaatatccgCAAGTTGGCACTTTTTCATGTTACAATTATGTAGGTTATGTTTAGCAATTGAGTcatgcattttactttattagtgTTATAAGTGTCAGCTAATATTGATTCCGGAACCGCAGTCCAGTGACATACATTGTGCAATCTTATCGCCAGCCAAAACACTGAGTAGAACCTTGGCAAATGGAGCGTCTTCCTCGATGTCGTTTATCATGGAAAAAGTAGCAGCCGCACCCAAGTGGCTTGCCCAGCCGTTCCTCGAAGCTCTCTGAATAACACAAGCGATTCTTTCCGAACAATCCATGATCATTCTTGATTTGTgaccttttttctttttcttattaaaatatttgatcATCTTCGATATCATGGGCCACAACAGGAACGCCTTTAATCCTGCCTTGGCGATAATCATCACTGTGAGCGGTAGCAACAACATTTTACCAGCCGCCACTTTAAGGAACACTATAACAGCAGCGGACATCATTATTTTAGCGGCACTTCCTAAAACACTAGCCAACGAAGAGAGAGAATCGGACTTCGGACACGACACATGATAAGAGTATCCAGGATCAGAATATGTCTTCCGAACCTGTTCCGAGTAATAATTTGATGGTGCAGTAAACAAATCCATGAACGGTATAGGGAGCGCACTTGTGGGCGTTGCGGGACCTAACGCTTGGTTCTCCTGACCGAACACAGGAgacacaaaaacaacaaaaagaaGTGCGTTTAATACGATCATGACTGAGAAACTGTTACGCTTCAAATACaacattttacttaaaacctcTGCCATGAAATTCAAATTTGTAGTCTTAAATGCATGAACAAACAATTAACTGTTTAACGGTATCAATGTCAACAGGTCAtgtaatttgtacaattttatggaTTATTTAAGGTCAATAAGCAAACAAATTAAGAACACTTTTGAAAcgaagtttatttttactttcacTTCGGATCATGATTAGGAATACTTTTTGTCGGTCAATAAttttaagaaacaaaatatagccggtcaaacaactttgttagtagaaaaaggcgcgaaattcaaattttctatgggacgataacccttcgcgcctattttttttttaaatttgccggtTTTTCCTACTGCCGGAAATGGCATGACAGGCTATCATAAATTTGGTAGCTATGGTTGGCATTATTGTAAACAACCTTTGCCTTTTTTCTTTGAATAGTAAAGGCGGGAAAATTGTTAAGTGAGAAATATTCTTACATTTTCTTTTCATTTACGTTGCATGCCTTGCTCTCAACAGTCACCATATTCTCTTGTCATCTTATTATTAATGCCActaaacatattattgcagacatattattgaaattaaatataactgACTAGTAAAAGCTATGGCGAGTTACACGCGTAAGATTTCAataaattttgacaaaagcGGCGCATCGTTGTTTCATAACTGTGTCGTACATTCGCGATATTCTACGGCCGgtaagtgtcaatgtacatttcttaaataataaatattttgttttaaacctTAGCTTTTAGCAAGGATGTTACTTCTCTAGtatgtattaaattattactagtattgtaaaaaactatatttacagtaagttaatgaaaaatatccttaagagtccgcagcaagctcagttcttcatacaaacgtagttacgctctcattttaaaacaatttgctagattgctctgaaattttTGTACTTGCGTGAGAATaaccttcggattttagaaagatacgTCGGGTATCGGCGGTAACACGCAATGGTGATACttactgctgttctgctttcttattaactcacaaaaagtgttaaacttaccgcaaaaagttaaggatacctattgtttcaatgtaaaataagccctaatttaatgacattatgcttaatattcggtcgatgactatattgcgatttgactttttgtcataatctaaataaaatagaatcagaatttgaaattagTCCGGAGGTAATTTGAAAACAGAACGTCACACCGTCATTTACTACTTCTGGcggaaattatatagagttgttaataccagtcacatatttcaattcatatggcaaaattatacaatttttcaaaTTCGGGAGATCTTAGaatcttaatatttttcttaatgtattttttgaaattcctgTTACTTACTTCTATCACCCGGTCttgaatgttattaaaatatttacaattatcacTTTTCTTAAGAGTTTCCGcttcttttcaaaaatatttataattacccTTTTTGAGATGAGTCCCCATTAAATTAATTGccgaaaaatatgaaattaaatatttacctactagttatggtggtattaactactctatatagtttaaggctgaaaagacgactgcagtCTAGGTGTTGAATTGTAACTAAATCAGTGagactgtcattttctattacgcgattacgtccgattttacccgaaaaacgaatgtcattctgagagttaacggactgtacattaggataaagtatatctagtcctgtaattagtttattgtaGCTTcaataccatagttaaaaaaacacagcgaatttaagttttttatacaaaacttgtttttgttttatttcgtgTTTTATAAActtgagctatataaactaattacaggactagatatacctcatgttattgtatttgcaaagtttcattacaatccaacacgtagttttaaaatgagaacgaaactccgtttgtatgggaaggtgaaattcggccgagcttgctggggactcgaTTACAACAACGAGCCTATTATTGGGTATCCCTCTGGGATGGGATGAAGGTTCCCAATTAGGGGTAAACAAATCTCCCTGACATAGGGGACACATGGTAAAAGTCTAGGTACAGTATGGcatttcattaaataattgtCTAATTTGTTGCACAAATCTGTTCTTATTCAAACTATTAATGGATATATAAATTCTGAATCGTATGGTccataaagtttttcaatactgaaaaaaattaagaaaattttgtgtaaaaagaAAAGGGGTGATCATTGTGATCAACCATCCCTAGTTTCCCTATTACCTATTAAAGCATACCGCCCGCTTAAAGCGATAATATTGTGAGCGGGATAACCGCGCGGTCAGCGTTCCGCTCTGACCCAACTCACGCCGCGTCATCAAATAAACAAGCTGGCTAAGAATGTTTTACGACCTCCGCTTGACAACCGTCTTACGTATCTCTTATTTATGGGTACCTAATGATTCTCCGAATAATTTTTAGCAGATTATCGATTCGCAGACAACGATTCGCCGAACATCGGTTCGCAGTGATTTATTTGCAGATGTAACTTTTGGTCGACTAACGTTATACGTACTTATCTACCAAAAAAACCTTTGGTGACGGACGGGACGCGTCACTAtacggatacggaaccctacactgagcatggcccgacatgctcttggccggttttttgtatattcCTATATATGTAAACTATAGACGTGTTACCGTAACAACTCAAACTACTACCTACTTTCTTTGTTGTATAAGCGAGCCTtctaattttattcatataCCTAAATCAAGTCAAGTCTTCTATCAGCATTGTGTCAAAATCGCTTAAATTTATCAAAGCagatgaaaaaattaaaataggcATTTGCCGATGCAGTTAGAGTTAGACAGGagctatattaaaatattagttaagtacctatatatatccgTCCTAGTACTAATTTACGCGACCTGGAAACCGAATCACAGCGAGCTACATAATGCAATTGGAGCATGCCACCTGCCActgtgaataataattaaagtaggaaataaatatttgatgaaGCCATCTTAGGTACCTCACCGGtacatacctataggtacttgttCTAATATACTAAGAGCTCGTAACCGAGAGAGAGAGAACAAAGATCGATTTGAGCCCTCAAATAAACtacatttgttaaaaaaaaattaaattaggtaGATACACTTGACATGTCTTGATCGTTTATACTTCAAAGCGAGTAAAatatatcccaccaaaaacatttcatgtaaagtgttgccaagactaggcgcataaagcttttacactcaaaagctatcagatcccgtagtaggtaccaagacttttactctgtaagtcctaactttattagctctaactgtataaagccaacatcttggtcaaacgtacagtacggcttggccgtttcgttgctgtcaaatggacaaattggacaatcccttaatgacactcagaatttgaaagacttgtgtaactactttgtacaacaagtccaccgagtGAGTGTTtatgacggacagacggactaaataaaactgtaaggattccgtttttgccattttggctactgaaGTCCGAATGCCCGGAGCGTATGACAGGTACACGCTACCCGCAACGTCTCCAAGTATCTTCATGGCGAACGGTTTGGCCGAAGGTCGAGCTCCGCGAAGATATTAAGGTCAGAAGTGACCAAGAGAGGCGCGCTTGTGCTCGCCATCGGCCTTCGCGTTCAGACAATTTAACTGCTAATCAAGTtcggtaaaataatttttgtatcaatacagttttgtatttttttctaataggctacacttatttaggctTTGTTCGCGAGGTtgtacagctcacagaacctcccttgtgcttaaagttcatcatcttcctcgcgttatcccggcatttttagctacgccacggctcatgggagccaggggtccgcttggcaagttggcaactaatatcaaggcacaattttttacgaaagcgactgccattattaggattagtcccgtttcctcgcgatgttttcctttccggaaaagcgactgttaaaacctatcttaacaaggtacaataagtaggtattagtccatacaaatacctattacttacctaatctagatagattaagtctctcaattctatgatataataattaaactaattaaggtgacatctaccgaaactcttGTGTACTTCCAGAAGTACTCTATGAGCTTAGTTTagctatgtcattatatgtaatagttcattaccaatccgtagtgtcatagtgtggcactgcacttagctatataagcttctacatgtatgtagatacgatCACTTTTTTCAACCAGCCTTTGTTAACATTAAGccgggccggggtttgaacccgcgacctccggattgaaagtcgcacgctcttaccgctaggccaccagcgcttgtgtttgaagtaaggttttgaaaagtttacgacaagaaacagtgccaatatagagggcgctatttggctggtttacgtgaacctggttcaaatcggtacttcgaaaacttttaggttttttttactgttgtttttgtattagcattccgatcactgctaccacacaaaatttcacgattctaggacttcaggaaccaatgttttcaggattagaggtatttttaggtacccccatttcaaggggttgcagggcgaaagttacagatttctggtcaccatatgtgtctgaatacagacccatccctacatgccaaatttcagccttctaagacttcaggaagtagtctgtattttctatgacgcgaatttcatgtgttttggacagtgaaaattaaggtactataaaagtataataggtagcttaataaaacttggtgtttttgataagtctactgagtacatggtatacaaaaaattacagctctctagaattgtccaagacgaagctacgagagttcgaaaatacggcgaaacgtgccgagaaaagatatgcactgccttttgccctttgtctcgtcttggcgggggcacggccgtgcccccagattcaAGCAAATTCGAAATATTTTAGCGTGGCatggtaaaaaaccggccaaatgcgagtcggattcgcgcacgaagggttccgtaccattacgctaaaaacggcaaaaatatcacgtttgttgtatgggagcaccacttaaatacTTCCTTTCCTACTTCATCGTAATTATCGCGACACGCATTATCTGAGATGGACTTGAGATATTAGAGTACGAAAACAGACATATAGACAACGTAAACGTTCGTGAACTATTTTGTGTGCCAATAccaatagaccgcgagccaggaacagatttccatgaccaatcgcctcccgggcgataactcgtatagtggttaacggctatatatattatgatgaaccctcgtggacgtcagctgccgctccgttggtaggTTGAGGAAAGGCAGcaaccgaaacacgtaaaaaaattgtcatcgcctcccgtttgatactttgtcagatgatagttaaGATACtattgtgaatttaaaaaatcgtcagccggttgtatcgctgtGAAAAGAACGTCAGCTGGtagcatgaacatgtaaaaacaaTAAGCGCTTTACCTTTTTATGATAGTGATaacaaaatcattttatttatttattatttttattttattattcaaattagttacacagcattacagtattactaccaaggcactgcgaactacaaaataaataaaaatacaaagatacaatacaattttagtatttaagatttgggcgacgacataacagcgtggctccgttgcgtcgtctgacTTGGTGTAGAATGATGAAACTTTGCATGTAGCATTCCATCACGCGTTTCAATAAACGGATTACGCATTACGCATACTTTGCGGACAAGGTAAGgcgtatattttttacatttttatgtgACGCTGACTTCCCACCgcaatacaaccggctgacggtttcttttatttaaaagacggttgtttttttttacatgttcatgtcatCAACTGACGGTCGTTCCTCCGCGctacaaccggctgactatt
This genomic interval from Cydia strobilella chromosome 9, ilCydStro3.1, whole genome shotgun sequence contains the following:
- the LOC134744214 gene encoding uncharacterized protein LOC134744214, with translation MSLAVAFLTSVLFPYSICTLIVDPNGYQYEVGTLLPNDGVSFYPEASAPAYQPITNILEVPQIPEQRNIRQLQPSPPKVPTDTSLIRKNLNSEINEIIESLNQLTENRMTENRMDENQESRAAERADEYGLYHRPTYGYPASPQNYGPWSPSYVPQYKHEQSPKLSLLKPDLLVKPVATKAASKISGLIELGLALLSGSASNDLELKGFKDIVINGIVKPLLTAKGGLKSLISKFSIPVISLFLINLEVLITIWWLWEEDCPQPVYHHPSNGYAPKPSYHAPSYPTQSYPPSYNYNPYK
- the LOC134744215 gene encoding uncharacterized protein LOC134744215 produces the protein MAEVLSKMLYLKRNSFSVMIVLNALLFVVFVSPVFGQENQALGPATPTSALPIPFMDLFTAPSNYYSEQVRKTYSDPGYSYHVSCPKSDSLSSLASVLGSAAKIMMSAAVIVFLKVAAGKMLLLPLTVMIIAKAGLKAFLLWPMISKMIKYFNKKKKKGHKSRMIMDCSERIACVIQRASRNGWASHLGAAATFSMINDIEEDAPFAKVLLSVLAGDKIAQCMSLDCGSGINIS